In Streptomyces sp. NBC_00433, a single genomic region encodes these proteins:
- a CDS encoding DUF397 domain-containing protein — MTALSPSPSPSRHISSSTTLVGVAWLRSSHSTAANNCVEAAALPSGRVAVRDSKDVAGPALLFPTAAWTSFVHALADGALRSL, encoded by the coding sequence ATGACCGCGCTGTCCCCGTCCCCGTCGCCGTCCCGGCACATTTCATCCAGTACGACGCTCGTGGGCGTGGCCTGGCTGCGCAGTAGCCACAGCACCGCGGCGAACAACTGTGTGGAGGCCGCCGCGTTGCCCTCCGGGCGGGTCGCGGTTCGCGACTCCAAGGACGTCGCGGGTCCCGCGCTGCTCTTCCCCACGGCCGCGTGGACCTCCTTCGTCCACGCCCTCGCGGACGGAGCCCTGCGATCCCTCTGA
- a CDS encoding antitoxin: MAKTQLNVRVDEATAETARERASQRGISVNRYIEELVQRDEGENGRAFVQAAADFMRQYEEVFAEEFGTREENRGEGTR, from the coding sequence ATGGCGAAGACCCAGTTGAACGTGCGGGTGGACGAAGCCACCGCCGAGACCGCACGGGAGCGCGCCTCGCAGCGCGGCATCAGCGTGAACCGCTACATCGAGGAACTGGTCCAGCGGGACGAAGGCGAGAACGGTCGGGCCTTCGTCCAGGCCGCGGCCGACTTCATGAGGCAGTACGAGGAGGTCTTCGCCGAGGAATTCGGCACCCGGGAGGAAAACCGGGGTGAAGGCACCCGTTGA
- a CDS encoding aminotransferase class I/II-fold pyridoxal phosphate-dependent enzyme: MNSTPPAAPHDPFGWIAEHTAVRAAAGLHRELRPRPAQSPLTDLAGNDYLGLSRHPEVTRAGADACLIWGAGATGSRLVTGSTALHAELEAEIADFTGFEAALVMASGYAANLAAVTALTAQGTLLVSDAANHASLIDGCRLSRARTEVVPHADPEAVRKALAGHTGRAVVVSDSVFSVDGDAAPLAELAAAARDSGAALLVDDAHGLGVLGDGGRGALHAAGLAGAPDVVCTATLSKSLGAQGGVVLGPAAVIDHLVNAARTFIFDTGLAPAAAGAALGALRLLRRDPGRPARALAAARTFHRLFTEAGLDATAPDACVVSVRAPSPAAAVAWAAACRSAGLAVGCFRPPSVPDGISRLRVTANANLTDGQIAASAATIIASAPRPT; the protein is encoded by the coding sequence GTGAACAGCACACCGCCCGCCGCACCGCACGACCCCTTCGGGTGGATCGCGGAGCACACCGCCGTACGCGCCGCCGCCGGACTGCACCGCGAACTGCGCCCCAGGCCCGCGCAGTCGCCGCTGACCGACCTCGCGGGCAACGACTACCTCGGCCTGAGCCGCCACCCCGAGGTCACCAGGGCCGGCGCCGACGCGTGCCTGATCTGGGGCGCCGGCGCCACCGGCTCCCGGCTGGTCACCGGCAGCACCGCGCTGCACGCCGAACTCGAAGCGGAGATCGCCGACTTCACCGGCTTCGAAGCCGCACTGGTGATGGCGTCCGGCTACGCCGCCAACCTCGCGGCCGTCACCGCGCTCACCGCCCAGGGCACCCTGCTGGTCTCCGACGCCGCCAACCACGCCTCGCTCATCGACGGCTGCCGGCTGTCGAGGGCCCGCACCGAGGTCGTGCCGCACGCCGACCCCGAGGCCGTGCGCAAGGCGCTCGCCGGGCACACCGGACGGGCGGTCGTCGTCAGCGACTCGGTCTTCTCCGTCGACGGCGACGCGGCCCCGCTCGCCGAACTCGCCGCCGCCGCCCGCGACAGCGGCGCCGCACTCCTGGTCGACGACGCCCACGGCCTCGGCGTCCTCGGCGACGGCGGCCGCGGCGCCCTGCACGCGGCCGGCCTCGCCGGGGCGCCCGACGTGGTGTGCACGGCGACCCTCTCCAAGTCGCTCGGCGCCCAGGGCGGTGTCGTCCTCGGCCCGGCCGCGGTCATCGACCACCTGGTCAACGCGGCCCGCACCTTCATCTTCGACACCGGCCTGGCCCCCGCCGCGGCCGGCGCCGCTCTGGGCGCACTGCGCCTCCTGCGCCGCGACCCCGGCCGGCCGGCCCGCGCCCTCGCCGCGGCCCGCACCTTCCACCGGCTGTTCACCGAGGCCGGCCTCGACGCGACCGCGCCCGACGCCTGCGTCGTCTCCGTCCGCGCCCCGTCGCCCGCCGCGGCAGTCGCCTGGGCCGCCGCGTGCCGCTCCGCGGGCCTGGCCGTCGGCTGCTTCCGCCCCCCGTCCGTCCCGGACGGCATCTCCCGCCTCCGCGTGACCGCCAACGCCAACCTGACCGACGGGCAGATCGCCGCGTCGGCGGCCACGATCATCGCCTCCGCCCCACGCCCGACCTAG
- a CDS encoding hemolysin family protein — translation MTVVQLLVGLLTLVVNAFFVGAEFAMISVRRGQVEAGAEAGDHRAGRVLWGLEHLAPLLAAAQLGITACTLVLGIVAEPAIAHLLEPVLHGVGLPDGAIHVIAFVVSLALATYLHMLFGEMVPKNVALADPVRFALLLGPPLVAFTRALKPVIFGINALANGLLRLLRVEPRTEVAAVFSDDELARMVGDAGAAGLLDERAAERLRDALELGRRPVGEIVLPADRVVRAPLGITPGGLEALAASSGFSRFPVADGDGRVLGYLHVKDALDAEPREAAFPRTALRPVTRVGAATPLDDVLTAMRAASAHLAAVVDADGRGVGLVTMEDVLKQLVGPGPA, via the coding sequence ATGACCGTGGTCCAGTTGCTCGTCGGGCTGCTCACCCTGGTGGTGAACGCCTTCTTCGTCGGCGCCGAATTCGCGATGATCTCGGTGCGGCGCGGCCAGGTCGAGGCGGGAGCGGAGGCGGGCGACCACCGGGCCGGGCGGGTGCTGTGGGGCCTTGAGCACCTGGCGCCGCTGCTGGCCGCGGCCCAGCTCGGCATCACCGCCTGCACCCTGGTGCTCGGCATCGTCGCGGAGCCGGCCATCGCCCATCTGCTGGAGCCGGTGCTGCACGGGGTGGGCCTGCCCGACGGGGCGATCCATGTGATCGCTTTCGTGGTGTCGCTGGCGCTGGCGACGTATCTGCACATGCTCTTCGGCGAGATGGTGCCGAAGAACGTCGCGCTGGCCGACCCGGTGCGCTTCGCGCTGCTGCTGGGGCCGCCGCTGGTGGCCTTCACCCGGGCGCTGAAGCCGGTGATCTTCGGGATCAACGCGCTGGCGAACGGGCTGCTGCGGCTGCTGCGGGTCGAGCCGCGCACCGAGGTGGCCGCGGTCTTCTCCGACGACGAGCTGGCGCGGATGGTCGGGGACGCCGGCGCCGCCGGGCTGCTCGACGAGCGGGCCGCCGAGCGGCTGCGGGACGCGCTGGAGCTGGGCCGCCGCCCGGTCGGCGAGATCGTGCTGCCGGCCGACCGGGTCGTACGCGCCCCGCTGGGCATCACCCCGGGGGGCCTTGAGGCGCTGGCGGCCAGCTCGGGTTTCTCGCGCTTCCCGGTGGCGGACGGGGACGGGCGCGTGCTGGGCTATCTGCACGTGAAGGACGCCCTGGACGCGGAGCCGCGCGAGGCCGCCTTCCCCCGTACGGCGCTGCGGCCCGTCACCCGGGTCGGCGCGGCGACCCCGCTGGACGACGTCCTCACCGCGATGCGGGCGGCCAGCGCGCATCTGGCGGCGGTGGTGGACGCCGACGGGCGCGGGGTGGGCCTGGTCACCATGGAGGACGTGCTCAAGCAGCTGGTCGGGCCCGGCCCCGCGTAG
- a CDS encoding GNAT family N-acetyltransferase, whose amino-acid sequence MTSPPIRAAGPADAAAVLAFWRVAAEGTSISDDEAGFARLVGTDPGALLLAERDGELVGTVIAGFDGWRCHLYRLAVHPGARRQGVARALLDAAEARFAVLGGRRGDAMVLERNERAQHAWRAAGYAPEPQWRRWTKPLR is encoded by the coding sequence ATGACCAGTCCTCCCATCAGGGCGGCGGGGCCCGCCGACGCCGCCGCCGTCCTGGCCTTCTGGCGGGTGGCCGCCGAGGGCACCAGCATCAGCGACGACGAGGCCGGCTTCGCCCGGCTGGTCGGCACGGACCCGGGTGCGCTGCTGCTCGCCGAGCGCGACGGCGAGCTGGTGGGCACGGTGATCGCCGGCTTCGACGGCTGGCGGTGCCACCTCTACCGGCTGGCCGTGCACCCCGGCGCCCGGCGCCAGGGTGTGGCGCGGGCGCTGCTGGACGCGGCGGAGGCGCGTTTCGCCGTGCTGGGCGGCCGCCGGGGCGACGCGATGGTGCTGGAGCGCAACGAGCGGGCGCAGCACGCCTGGCGGGCCGCGGGTTACGCGCCCGAGCCGCAGTGGCGGCGCTGGACGAAGCCGCTGCGCTGA
- a CDS encoding SDR family NAD(P)-dependent oxidoreductase, translated as MTTTLITGANKGLGHETARRLVAAGHTVYLGSRDAERGRLAAERLGARAVLLDVTDDASVAAAAKAIEADGGLDVLVNNAGIQREMAADGTVAGAADLTADMMRATFETNVFGTVRVTHAFLPLLRRSAAPVVVNVSSGLASLTLLSAPGTHAYDYPGVAYPASKTAVNMLTVQYAKAFPGFRINAVEPGFTRTDLNGNTGVQTVEEGAEIIVRMAQLGPEGPTGGYFTAEGALPW; from the coding sequence ATGACAACGACACTGATCACCGGAGCGAACAAGGGCCTCGGCCACGAGACCGCCCGCCGCCTGGTGGCCGCGGGCCACACCGTCTACCTCGGCAGCCGGGACGCAGAGCGCGGCCGGCTGGCCGCCGAGCGGCTGGGTGCGCGGGCGGTCCTGCTCGACGTCACCGACGACGCGTCGGTGGCGGCCGCGGCGAAGGCGATCGAGGCGGACGGCGGCCTCGACGTACTGGTCAACAACGCCGGCATCCAGCGCGAGATGGCCGCCGACGGCACCGTGGCCGGCGCTGCGGACCTGACGGCCGACATGATGCGCGCGACCTTCGAGACGAACGTCTTCGGCACGGTCCGCGTCACCCACGCCTTCCTGCCGCTGCTGCGGCGCTCCGCGGCCCCCGTCGTGGTCAACGTCAGCAGCGGCCTGGCCTCGCTCACCCTGCTCTCCGCCCCCGGCACCCACGCGTACGACTACCCGGGCGTCGCCTACCCGGCGTCCAAGACCGCGGTGAACATGCTCACCGTGCAATACGCCAAGGCCTTCCCCGGCTTCCGGATCAACGCGGTGGAGCCCGGCTTCACCAGGACCGACCTGAACGGCAACACCGGCGTCCAGACCGTCGAGGAGGGCGCCGAGATCATCGTACGGATGGCGCAGCTCGGCCCCGAAGGACCGACCGGCGGCTACTTCACCGCCGAGGGCGCCCTGCCCTGGTGA
- a CDS encoding adenosylmethionine--8-amino-7-oxononanoate transaminase has product MPEPYAAAAPLPPDVLLGLDRQHVWHPYGPMPGRQEPLVVESASGVRLRLAAPAQGRTELVDGMSSWWSAIHGYRHPVLDAAARDQLGRMSHVMFGGLTHEPAVRLAARLVEITPEPLRHVFLADSGSVSVEVAVKMCLQFWRSLGRPAKRRLLTWRGGYHGDTWQPMSVCDPDGGMHQLWSGVLPEQVFADAPPPGFDADPDPRYAAHLRELIGRHAAELAAVVVEPVVQGAGGMSFHSPGYLRVLREACDEHDVLLVFDEIATGFGRTGELFAAGHAGVSPDVMCVGKALTGGYLTMAAALCTSRVAEGISRGEVPVLAHGPTFMGNPLAAAVANASLDVLLGQDWALEVKRIEAGLRDGLAEVAPLPGVRDVRVLGAIGVVQLDRPVDMAAATAAAVRAGVWLRPFRDLVYTMPPYVTGDEDLARICAGVRDAALAA; this is encoded by the coding sequence ATGCCTGAGCCCTACGCGGCGGCCGCCCCGCTGCCGCCGGACGTGCTGCTCGGCCTCGACCGGCAGCACGTCTGGCATCCGTACGGCCCGATGCCCGGCCGCCAGGAGCCGCTGGTGGTCGAGTCGGCGTCGGGGGTGCGGCTGCGGCTGGCGGCGCCGGCGCAGGGGCGTACCGAGCTGGTCGACGGGATGTCGTCGTGGTGGTCCGCGATCCACGGCTACCGGCACCCGGTGCTGGACGCGGCGGCGCGCGACCAGCTGGGCCGGATGAGCCATGTGATGTTCGGCGGGCTGACGCACGAGCCGGCCGTCCGCCTGGCGGCCCGGCTGGTGGAGATCACGCCGGAGCCGCTGCGGCATGTCTTCCTGGCCGACTCGGGTTCGGTGTCGGTGGAGGTCGCGGTCAAGATGTGCCTGCAGTTCTGGCGCTCGCTCGGCCGGCCGGCCAAGCGGCGGCTGCTGACCTGGCGCGGCGGCTACCACGGCGACACCTGGCAGCCGATGTCGGTGTGCGACCCGGACGGCGGCATGCACCAGCTGTGGTCGGGGGTGCTGCCTGAACAGGTCTTCGCCGACGCGCCGCCGCCCGGCTTCGACGCCGACCCCGACCCGCGGTACGCGGCGCATCTGCGGGAGCTGATCGGCCGGCACGCCGCCGAGCTGGCCGCGGTGGTCGTGGAGCCGGTCGTGCAGGGCGCGGGCGGTATGTCCTTCCACTCCCCCGGGTATCTGCGGGTGCTGCGGGAGGCGTGCGACGAGCACGACGTGCTGCTGGTCTTCGACGAGATCGCCACCGGCTTCGGGCGTACGGGCGAGCTGTTCGCGGCCGGGCACGCCGGGGTCAGCCCGGATGTGATGTGTGTCGGCAAGGCGCTGACCGGCGGGTATCTGACGATGGCGGCCGCGCTGTGCACCAGCCGGGTCGCCGAGGGGATCTCCCGCGGCGAGGTGCCGGTGCTCGCGCACGGGCCGACCTTCATGGGCAATCCGCTGGCCGCGGCCGTCGCCAACGCGTCGCTCGACGTGCTGCTCGGCCAGGACTGGGCTCTGGAGGTCAAGCGGATCGAGGCCGGGCTGCGGGACGGCCTGGCGGAGGTCGCCCCGCTTCCGGGGGTGCGCGACGTGCGGGTGCTCGGCGCGATCGGCGTGGTCCAGCTCGACCGCCCCGTGGACATGGCGGCGGCGACCGCGGCCGCGGTGCGGGCCGGGGTGTGGCTGCGGCCCTTCCGCGACCTGGTCTACACGATGCCGCCGTATGTGACCGGGGACGAGGACCTGGCGCGGATCTGCGCCGGCGTCAGGGACGCCGCGCTGGCTGCGTGA
- a CDS encoding ATP-binding protein, which translates to MADLQEASVTLPSDPASVTTARRYVCGVLAEWGLPAGAPAVDAVRLIVSELATNAVLHTSGLSPTFTVDVRLERSEQLHIGVTDSHPRWPRQEVAAVQQDNGRGMVIVRHLAAESGGSLQVTPTDDGGKTVWIMLPWAVPVG; encoded by the coding sequence ATGGCAGATCTTCAGGAAGCATCCGTCACCCTGCCGAGCGACCCGGCGTCGGTGACGACGGCCAGGCGCTATGTGTGCGGTGTGCTCGCCGAGTGGGGGCTGCCGGCCGGGGCGCCGGCCGTCGACGCCGTACGCCTCATCGTGTCGGAGCTGGCCACCAACGCGGTCCTGCACACCTCGGGGCTGTCGCCGACCTTCACCGTCGACGTACGGCTCGAACGGTCCGAGCAGCTGCACATCGGCGTCACCGACAGCCACCCGCGCTGGCCGCGGCAGGAGGTCGCGGCGGTGCAGCAGGACAACGGCCGCGGGATGGTGATCGTCCGGCACCTCGCCGCGGAGTCCGGCGGCAGCCTCCAGGTCACGCCGACCGACGACGGGGGCAAGACCGTGTGGATCATGCTGCCGTGGGCGGTCCCGGTCGGCTGA
- a CDS encoding DUF1996 domain-containing protein, with product MPRRPRKIPGLLVALALVTVGGGALLTANASANTPAAAVPRKAPAAAGQAMAEMPGMAVSNQTSGDDPDGDGYIMANPPVTGVTPSTYDPPHAYFHEFQAKCAPDHTAPDDPIVYPGQPGKSHDHTFMGNTSTNAGSTTASLDAAGGTACLAPGDKSAYWMPSLLNGTQKILPVGPQTIYYKSSVNDYTSVRPFPKGLRFVVGSPVQTQDEFKNLKGTVEGWECGTSYHNWDIPVSCPNTPDTQLNIRLQAPSCWDGIHLDTPDHKSHMAYPVATGANQNVCPADHPVALPMIEFKMAWPVNGNTSQVHLSSGAGFSFHYDFFADWDTATQAAMVAHCVNGGLQCDAHGYDQSQPGKGAVLDSNYQLVH from the coding sequence ATGCCACGGAGGCCGAGAAAGATCCCCGGGCTGCTCGTCGCCCTCGCGCTGGTCACGGTCGGCGGCGGCGCGCTGCTGACCGCGAACGCGTCGGCGAACACGCCGGCTGCCGCGGTCCCGCGGAAGGCGCCGGCGGCGGCCGGGCAGGCGATGGCGGAGATGCCGGGCATGGCGGTGTCGAACCAGACGTCCGGCGACGATCCGGACGGTGACGGCTACATCATGGCCAACCCGCCGGTGACCGGCGTGACGCCCTCGACGTACGACCCGCCGCACGCGTACTTCCACGAGTTCCAGGCCAAGTGCGCGCCGGACCACACCGCCCCCGACGACCCGATCGTCTACCCGGGCCAGCCCGGCAAGTCCCACGACCACACCTTCATGGGCAACACCAGCACCAACGCCGGCTCCACGACGGCCTCGCTGGACGCGGCCGGCGGGACGGCGTGCCTGGCGCCGGGCGACAAGTCGGCCTACTGGATGCCGAGTCTGCTCAACGGCACCCAGAAGATCCTGCCCGTCGGACCGCAGACGATCTACTACAAGTCGTCGGTCAACGACTACACCTCGGTGCGGCCGTTCCCCAAGGGCCTGCGGTTCGTGGTCGGCAGCCCGGTGCAGACCCAGGACGAGTTCAAGAACCTCAAGGGCACCGTCGAGGGTTGGGAGTGTGGGACCAGCTACCACAACTGGGACATCCCGGTGAGCTGCCCCAACACCCCCGACACGCAGCTGAACATCCGCCTCCAGGCGCCCAGTTGCTGGGACGGCATCCACCTGGACACCCCTGACCACAAGAGCCACATGGCCTACCCGGTCGCCACAGGGGCGAACCAGAACGTCTGCCCGGCCGACCACCCGGTCGCGCTGCCGATGATCGAGTTCAAGATGGCCTGGCCGGTCAACGGCAACACGTCGCAGGTGCACCTGTCCAGCGGCGCGGGCTTCTCCTTCCACTACGACTTCTTCGCCGACTGGGACACCGCGACCCAGGCCGCGATGGTCGCCCACTGCGTCAACGGCGGCCTGCAGTGCGACGCGCACGGCTACGACCAGTCGCAGCCCGGCAAGGGTGCCGTACTCGACAGCAACTACCAGCTCGTCCACTGA
- a CDS encoding fic family toxin-antitoxin system, toxin component — protein sequence MSLRIDLAWLLMVAEHNTPGDPQVTDWGALVAAVARHDAEIFGLPVYADDHTRAAALLQLLLHVPALERSNALFASAVAYAYLVAGGLYVTTTPEQVRDLARLVKDGTVSVHRIAEELRAWTVTA from the coding sequence TTGAGCCTGCGCATCGATCTGGCCTGGCTGCTCATGGTCGCCGAGCACAACACCCCCGGCGACCCCCAGGTCACCGACTGGGGCGCCCTGGTGGCCGCGGTCGCCCGGCACGACGCCGAGATATTCGGCCTGCCCGTCTACGCCGACGACCACACCCGCGCCGCCGCCCTGCTCCAGCTGCTGCTGCACGTCCCCGCCCTGGAGCGCTCCAACGCGCTCTTCGCCAGTGCCGTCGCCTACGCCTACCTGGTGGCCGGCGGCCTGTACGTCACCACCACACCCGAACAGGTCCGCGACCTGGCCCGGCTGGTCAAGGACGGCACGGTGAGCGTCCACCGCATCGCCGAGGAGCTGCGCGCCTGGACCGTCACCGCCTGA
- a CDS encoding hemolysin family protein, translating to MTEALLLLVALLLSLACGVFVAAEFSLTTIERGELERAAERGERGAAAALAGVRSLTIQLSGAQLGITVTGLIIGMLSRGSIAELLRGPLRSAGVPSSTVSPLALVLGTGLSTVVLMVVGELVPKNWAISRPLPVAKAVAAPQRTFTAAFGPLIHHLNNTANRVLRRMGLEPAEELASARGPQELAAMARHSAQAGTLEPDSAELFVRTLSLADLTAENVMTPRVQVTALEALATAADVANATRATGLSRFPVYRGTLDAVIGTVHIKDVLAVPADRRARTPVTRLLRDALLVPESLTVDRLLDQLSESRSMAVVIDEYGGTAGVATLEDIVEEVVGEVTDEHDPQQPPDLLFVREEPDGRRFYDADGATRTEDQLRRIGLQVPDGPYETLAGLIAERLGRIPVTGDAVRLAGWLVEVTDDAGHRAARVRLVSPPAGRREPHA from the coding sequence ATGACCGAAGCGCTGCTCCTGCTCGTGGCCCTGCTCCTCAGTCTCGCCTGCGGCGTCTTCGTCGCGGCGGAGTTCTCGCTGACCACGATCGAGCGCGGTGAGCTGGAGCGGGCCGCCGAGCGCGGTGAGCGGGGGGCCGCGGCGGCGCTGGCCGGGGTGCGGTCGCTGACGATCCAGCTGTCGGGCGCGCAGCTGGGCATCACGGTGACCGGGCTGATCATCGGCATGCTGTCCCGCGGGTCGATCGCCGAACTGCTGCGCGGGCCGCTGCGCTCGGCAGGAGTGCCGTCGTCCACGGTGTCGCCGCTCGCGCTGGTGCTGGGTACGGGGCTGTCCACGGTCGTGCTGATGGTGGTCGGCGAGCTGGTGCCGAAGAACTGGGCGATCTCCCGGCCGCTGCCGGTCGCCAAGGCCGTCGCGGCGCCGCAGCGCACCTTCACCGCGGCCTTCGGGCCGCTGATCCACCATCTGAACAACACCGCGAACCGGGTGCTGCGGCGCATGGGCCTGGAGCCGGCCGAGGAGCTGGCGTCGGCCCGCGGCCCGCAGGAGCTGGCGGCGATGGCCCGGCATTCGGCGCAGGCCGGCACCCTGGAGCCGGACTCCGCGGAACTGTTCGTCCGCACCCTGAGCCTGGCCGACCTGACCGCGGAGAACGTGATGACGCCCCGGGTCCAGGTGACCGCGCTGGAGGCGCTGGCGACCGCCGCCGACGTGGCGAACGCCACCCGGGCCACCGGACTGTCCCGCTTCCCGGTCTACCGCGGCACCCTCGACGCGGTGATCGGCACCGTGCACATCAAGGACGTGCTGGCGGTGCCTGCCGACCGGCGCGCCCGCACCCCCGTGACGCGACTGCTGCGGGACGCGCTGCTGGTGCCCGAGTCGCTGACGGTGGACCGGCTGCTCGACCAGCTGTCGGAGTCGCGGTCGATGGCGGTGGTCATCGACGAATACGGCGGTACGGCGGGTGTGGCGACGCTGGAGGACATCGTCGAGGAGGTCGTCGGCGAGGTCACCGACGAGCACGACCCGCAGCAGCCGCCCGACCTGCTCTTCGTGAGGGAGGAGCCGGACGGCCGGCGGTTCTACGACGCGGACGGCGCGACCCGTACCGAGGACCAGCTGCGGCGGATCGGCCTGCAGGTGCCCGACGGGCCGTACGAGACGCTGGCGGGGCTGATCGCTGAGCGGCTCGGCCGGATCCCGGTGACCGGCGACGCCGTGCGGCTCGCGGGCTGGCTGGTCGAGGTCACCGACGACGCGGGGCACCGGGCGGCGCGGGTGCGGCTGGTGTCGCCGCCGGCCGGGCGGCGGGAGCCGCACGCATGA
- a CDS encoding helix-turn-helix domain-containing protein: MERVPAVRRRRLGAELRRLRDLAGLTSGEAADRAGWNQSKVSRIETGRSSVRAEDVNLLLDVYAVRDRDVRDLLRTLAGYGHQRGWWHDFREVLPVEYRDFISLETGACRARSMETSVVPGLLQTPAYAHALTVDVMPHLGRREVDALVDVRIARQAVLHQDPPLELTAVLDEAVLRREVGGAEVMAGQLRSLAEAAELPQVSLHVLPFAAGGHIGVTGSFIIFSFPRIADLDVVVLDHLTSSLCVDRKEDITAYAAAFARLRDRALPCAESAAMIAGIGSEFSRMPRPKKEAL, from the coding sequence ATGGAAAGAGTGCCTGCCGTACGCAGGCGCAGACTCGGGGCCGAGCTGCGCCGGCTGCGTGATCTCGCCGGACTGACCAGCGGCGAGGCCGCGGACCGGGCCGGCTGGAACCAGTCGAAGGTCAGCCGGATCGAGACCGGCCGCAGCAGCGTGCGGGCCGAGGACGTCAACCTGCTGCTCGACGTCTACGCGGTACGCGACCGCGACGTCCGCGACCTGCTGCGCACGCTGGCGGGCTACGGCCACCAGCGCGGCTGGTGGCACGACTTCCGCGAGGTGCTGCCGGTCGAATACCGCGACTTCATCAGCCTGGAGACAGGGGCGTGCCGGGCCAGGTCCATGGAGACCAGCGTGGTGCCAGGGTTGCTCCAGACCCCGGCCTACGCGCACGCGCTGACCGTGGACGTCATGCCGCACCTCGGGCGGCGCGAGGTGGACGCGTTGGTGGACGTGCGCATCGCCCGGCAGGCGGTGCTGCACCAGGACCCGCCGCTGGAACTGACCGCGGTGCTCGATGAGGCGGTGCTGCGCCGCGAGGTCGGCGGCGCCGAGGTGATGGCCGGTCAGCTGCGGAGCCTGGCCGAGGCCGCCGAGCTCCCGCAGGTGTCCCTGCATGTGCTGCCATTTGCCGCGGGCGGGCACATAGGGGTGACCGGGTCTTTCATCATCTTCTCCTTTCCGCGCATTGCTGATCTGGATGTGGTTGTTCTTGACCATCTGACGAGTAGTCTCTGTGTCGATCGGAAAGAGGACATCACCGCTTACGCCGCCGCGTTCGCCCGATTGCGTGATCGTGCGCTTCCCTGTGCGGAATCGGCTGCGATGATCGCTGGAATCGGTTCCGAGTTCTCGCGGATGCCGCGGCCCAAGAAGGAGGCACTATGA
- the bioB gene encoding biotin synthase BioB: MDLLTALVDKGLRRELPSREEALAVLASSDDDLLDVVAAAGRVRRHWFGRRVKLNYLVNLKSGLCPEDCSYCSQRLGSQAGILKYTWLKPDQAAAAASAGVAGGAKRVCLVASGRGPTDRDVDRVSETIAAIKDQNEGVEVCACLGLLSGGQADRLRAAGADAYNHNLNTSEGTYGSITTTHTYADRVDTVQQAQAAGLSACSGLIAGMGETDEDLVDVVFGLRGLDPDSVPVNFLIPFEGTPLAKEWNLTPQRCLRILAMVRFVCPDVEVRLAGGREVHLRTMQPLALHLANSIFLGDYLTSEGQAGQADLDMIADAGFEVEGADTVTLPAHRGAGVCGTDGGGCGGGGACHDDADTGAVPAARTDQVARTDLVAVRRRGAGTDLPPNA; the protein is encoded by the coding sequence ATGGATCTGCTGACCGCACTGGTGGACAAGGGGCTGCGGCGCGAGCTGCCCAGCCGTGAAGAGGCGCTGGCCGTACTGGCGAGCTCCGACGATGACCTGCTGGACGTGGTGGCCGCGGCGGGCCGCGTGCGCCGCCACTGGTTCGGCCGCAGGGTGAAGTTGAACTACCTGGTCAATCTCAAGTCGGGGCTGTGTCCCGAGGACTGCTCCTACTGCTCGCAGCGGCTCGGGTCGCAGGCGGGCATCCTGAAGTACACGTGGCTCAAGCCCGACCAGGCGGCCGCCGCGGCGAGCGCCGGGGTGGCGGGCGGCGCCAAGCGGGTCTGCCTGGTGGCCAGCGGGCGCGGCCCGACCGACCGGGACGTGGACCGGGTCTCGGAGACCATCGCGGCGATCAAGGACCAGAACGAGGGCGTCGAGGTGTGCGCGTGCCTGGGGCTGCTGTCCGGCGGCCAGGCCGACCGGCTGCGGGCGGCGGGCGCGGACGCGTACAACCACAACCTCAACACCTCGGAGGGCACCTACGGTTCGATCACCACCACCCATACGTACGCCGATCGGGTGGACACCGTGCAGCAGGCGCAGGCGGCGGGTCTTTCCGCGTGCTCCGGGCTGATCGCGGGCATGGGTGAGACCGACGAGGACCTGGTGGACGTGGTCTTCGGGCTGCGCGGGCTGGACCCCGACTCGGTGCCGGTGAATTTCCTGATCCCCTTCGAGGGCACCCCGCTGGCGAAGGAGTGGAATCTCACCCCGCAGCGGTGCCTGCGGATCCTGGCGATGGTCAGGTTCGTCTGCCCGGACGTGGAGGTGCGGCTCGCGGGCGGCCGCGAGGTGCACCTGCGGACGATGCAGCCGCTGGCGCTGCACCTGGCCAACTCGATCTTCCTGGGCGACTACCTGACCAGCGAGGGCCAGGCGGGCCAGGCCGACCTCGACATGATCGCGGACGCGGGCTTCGAGGTGGAGGGCGCGGACACAGTGACGCTGCCGGCGCACCGGGGGGCCGGGGTGTGCGGTACGGACGGGGGCGGTTGCGGCGGCGGGGGCGCCTGCCACGACGACGCGGACACCGGGGCCGTACCGGCGGCGCGTACGGACCAGGTCGCGCGTACGGACCTGGTCGCGGTGCGCCGCCGCGGTGCGGGAACGGATCTGCCGCCCAATGCCTGA